CTGGACCAGGCCTGACGACACAGATCAGAGCCGCCTCCGCTCGAACGACCCGCCCGGCCTCAGCGTAACCGCGGGGCCACAAAAGGCGGTTTGATAAGGTCGAACTGTTCGACGCGCCGCCGCACCTGGACACCGACCAGCTCGCCTGCGCCATGGCTTGCGTCCACCAGCGCCATGCCGATCCCGGTGTGCAGCGTGGGTGAAAAGGTGCCGGAGGTCACTGTCCCGATGACCTGGCCGCTCTCGGCATCGACGACATCCATGCCCGGACGCGGAATCCCGCGTCCACGAGCCTTGATTCCCCATGACCGGCGGATGGGCCCGGCCTGTCTGATCGCCAGCAGGGCCTCGCGCCCGTCGAAGGCGGCCTTCTTCCAGCCGATCGCCCAACTCAACCCCGCGCTCACTGGATCGATCTCCGGTGACAGCTCATGGCCATGCAACGAGTACCCCATCTCGGTCCGAAGCGTGTCGCGGGCGCCGAGCCCGCAGGCCTGAACACCCAGCTGCGCACCCGCCTTGAGGAGTCGTCCCCACCACTGTTCGGCCAGCCCGCTGGAGATCACCAGTTCGCATCCGCGTTCGCCGGTGTAACCGGTGCGGCAGATGATCGTCTGCTCACCGACTGGCAGGAAGGCCATGTAGTCGAGCCGGATCGGCAGGCCGACCGCAGCCAGCAGTTCATCGGATCGGGGCCCGGCAACCGCGATCACCGCGCGGTCATGGTGGAGATCGGCGATCTCGACCCCGGCCGGTGCACCTTCGGCCAGGACCGCCGCCACCGTCGTCGCGTTGGCCGCGTTCGGGATCAACAGCACCTCGTCGGGGCCGAACACGTAGGCGATTAGATCGTCGATCACTCCCCCGGCCTCGTTGCACAAGAGGGTGTATTGCGCATGGCCGGGGGCGACCTTGGCGAGATCATTGGCAAGTCTGGAATCGAGGTAGTCGACGGCGCCCGGACCACTGACCTGGAGCTTGCCGAGATGCGATACATCGAAGATCCCGATGCGTTCGCGTACCGCGGCATGTTCGGCCAAGACACCCGCCCCGGCATATTCAACGGGCATTTCCCAGCCGCCGAACGGGGCCATTTTCGCGCCGGCGGCCAGATGCCAGTCGTACAGCGGGGAGTGTTGCAGGGCCTCGACGAGCATTGTCGTTCCTTTCTGCAGGTTGAGCGTCAGGCTACTGCAAGGCGCCGCTGGGTTTAGCCTGAGGGACAGAGTTTCGATCGCACCCGGAGGTTCACATCGATGGCGACGCAGCCTTTGTTCGACCCGACCCGCTTCGATCCGGGACGGGTGGTGCTCCCTGACATCGAACTGGTGCGCGGCCTGGGCAAGGCCACCGACGTGGTGATCGGGGTGGCCGAATCGAATGGCCGCACCACTTTGGTGGGTGCAGGCTCCGAACTGGAGAGCAAGGCGGGCAAGGCCGGCGGCGCGCTGCTGGGATTGCTCAACCAGGGGCCGGGTCACGCGATCGACCAGGTGACCGAGCTCAATCTGCCGGGATTGCGGGTTCTCGCGGTGGGCATCGGTGCCGATCTGGATCTGCAGCCCGAGGACCTGCGCCGCGCCGCCGGCCTGGGTGTGCGCCGAGCGTTGCGCGCCGATGCTGCCGGCCAGCGCCGGATCGTGATCAGTCTGGACGCCGGCACCGACGCCCAGGTGCAGGCGGTGGCCGAGGGCGCCCTGCTCGCCGCCGATGGCTTCCGCAAGCTCACCCATCGGCCCGCGCCGCCGGCCATCGAGTCGATCGGCATCGTCGGCTCGTCACGGTCGTCCCAGCAGGCTCTGGCGACCGCACGCGTCACTGCCCAGGCCGTGTGCACGGCCCGCGATTGGACGAATCTGCCCGCCAATCTGCTGGGACCGAACGATCTGGCCGAGCAGGCGCGCGGCTACCTGAAGGACACCCGGGTCGAGATCGAGGTCCTCGACGAACGAGCCTTGGAGAAGGCCGGCTATGGCGGGATCCTGGCGGTGGGCGCCGGCTCGGCCAGACCGCCGCGACTGCTCCGTCTGGACTACCGTCCGCGCGGCGCGAACCGGCATCTGGTGCTGATCGGCAAGGGCATCACCTACGATTCCGGCGGCTACAACCTGAAACCGGCCGAAAGCCTCAAGACGATGAAATGCGACATGGCCGGTGCTGCCTCGGTGATCGTCGCCACCCGCGCGATCGCCGATCTGGGCTTGTCGGTTCGCGTCACCGCCTATGCCCCGCTGGCCGAGTCGATGATCTCGGGCAGCGCCTATCGTCCCGGCGACGTGCTGACGATCTTCGACGGCACCACCGTCGAGAACATCGATTCGGACTGTGAAGGACGCATCGTCTTGGCCGATGCGCTGGCCAGGGCGAATGCCGATCAGGCAGACATGGTCGTCGATATCGCGACGCTAACCGGTGCCTGCATGGTCGCGCTGGGCACCCGGGTGGCCGGGTTGATGGCCAGCGATGATGCCGCCGCCGACCGGCTCCTGGATGCGGCGGAGACCGCGGGCGAAGAGTTCTGGCAGTTGCCGATCACCGAGCATGTCCGCAGCCAATTGCCCTCCGAGGTGGCCGATCTTCGGTCGAAAGCCGACCGGTATGGCGGCGCACTGTTCGCGGGGGCATTTCTGCAGCATTTCGTGGCCGATCAGACCAGCTGGGCTCATCTGGATGTCGCCGGACCGGCATGGAACCGTGATACGGCGCACGACTACGTACCCGCGCAGGCGACCGGCATGGGCGTGCGGACGCTGATCGCCTTGGCGGCGTCGATGGCCGGCTGATTGCGTCTTGGGCGTTGCTGCGTGCGCTCCGACCGCTCAGCGGTGCCTGGCGTCCCAGTCGCGTTTGCGTTGCGGGTACGGGACCACGCCGGCCTGATAGGCGGGAATGTCGTGTTTGGCGCAGAAGTCGAAGGCCCAGGCCGCCGACGGGATGCTGCGGCGGATCCATTCACCGTCGTAGGCAATCAGCAACAGCGACGGTTTGTTGAACCGGGTAGCCGATTCGACCCAGCCCTCGACCCCGCGGCGCTGCTTGATGAAGTCGCCCAGTACCGAGCGGGTGGCATCGTCCAGCCCGCGGTCCTGTTTGGCGGTGGACGCTCGGCGGCGCGTCCGCGAGAAGAACCGTCCGATCGCATTCACGCTGTCCATTATTGCGTGGGCGACCTGATCGACTGCCCACACGCATCACCCGCTGTGCCGCCGGCCGCGACCGGCGGGATCTGGGCGCGTCCTGCACGGGGTCAGCTTGCGGCGAACAAATCCGGCTATCGCGGGTTCACGCCCACCGCACGGATGAGCCAATCGGGCTAGGCTACAAAGAGGTACCACCGGCATTTCGAAGGAGAGCCTTACCCATGTCGACTGAAGTCACCCTGCCCGCCCTGGGAGAGAGCGTCACAGAAGGAACCGTCTCACGTTGGCTCAAGGAAGTCGGCGAGCATGTCGATGCCGACGAACCCTTGCTGGAGGTCAGCACGGACAAGGTCGACACGGAGATCCCCTCACCAGCATCCGGCGTCCTGCTGGAGATCAAATACGACGAGGACGATGTCGCCCCGGTCGGCGCTGTGCTGGCCGTCATCGGCGATGCATCCGAGCAGTCGACCGCTCCGGCAACCGAGGGCGTCGAGCAGACCGCGGCCCCTGGTGCGGTGGAGCAGGCTGAGGAAGCCCCGACTCCCAGCGAGCCCGCTCCCACGAGCAAGCCGGCATCGGCGGGCGACGCCACCGAGGTCGTGCTCCCGGCTCTGGGCGAGTCGGTGACCGAGGGCACCGTTTCACGCTGGCTGAAAGAGGTCGGCGAGCAGGTCGATGCCGACGAGCCGCTGCTCGAGGTCAGCACCGACAAGGTCGACACCGAGATCCCCTCCCCGGCGTCCGGTGTACTGCTGGAGATCCGCGTCCATGAGGACGAGGTCGCTGCCGTTGGCTCCGTGCTCGGCCTGGTGGGTTCGCCCGCCGCTGCACCGGCACCCGCACCTGCCGCTCCGGCCGCACCTGCCGCTCCGGCCGCACCTGCCGCTCCGGCCGCACCTGCCGCTCCGGCCGCACCGACTCCCGCGGCACCGGCCGCTCCCGCCGCAAAGCCCGCCGAACCCGCTGCTGTCGCCCCGCGCGCGACCGGCGAGGACGGCCCGTATGTCACTCCCCTGGTCCGCAAGATGGCCGCCGACAACGGTGTCGACCTGAGTTCGATCACCGGCACCGGCGTTGGCGGACGCATCCGCAAGCAGGATGTGCTGGCTGCCGCCGAAGCCGCCAAGGAAGCCGCCCGTAAGGCCGCCGAGCCGCCGGCTCCGGCGCCCGCACCGGCCGCACCTGCCGCTCCGGCAGCGAAGCCGGCCCCCGACGAGTCCGGCAAACGCGGTACCACCGAGAAGATGAGCCGGCTGCGCTCGATCATTGCCGGTCGCATGGTCGAGTCGTTGCAGACCGCTGCACAGCTGACTGCCACCGTCGAGGTCGACCTGACCGCGATCAGCAAGCTGCGCGGCAAGGTCAAGGACGAGTTCCGTCGCCGCGAAGGCACCGGCCTGACCTACCTGGCGTTCATCTCGAAGGCCGCCACCGAGGCGCTGAAGGCCTTCCCGGCCATCAACGCGTCCATCGATGGTGGCAATGTCGTCTACCACGATGCCGAGCACCTGGGCATTGCGGTCGACACCCCGCGCGGCCTGATCGTCCCGGTCATCAAGAACGCCGGCGATCTGAACGTCGGTGGCATCGCCAAGCAGATCTCCGATCTGGCAGCGCGTGGACGCGACAACAAGCTCGGTCCCGATGAGCTGTCCGGCGCGACCTTCACCATCACCAACTACGGTTCGGCAGGCACCCTGTTCGACACCCCGGTGATCAACCAACCGAACTCCGGCATCCTCGGTACCGGCGCACTGGTGAAGCGCCCGGTCGTCGTGTCCGATCAGTTCGGCAACGACACCATCGCGATCCGCGACATGATGTACATCTCGCTGACCTACGACCACCGGCTGATCGACGGCGCCGTGGCGGCCCGCTTCCTGTCGGCGATCAAGGCCCGTCTCGAGGAGGGCGCCTTCGGCGGCGAGTTCGGCCTGTGATCTGAGTAGCCGGTAGACCGACCAAGACGGACGCCCACGAGCCTCGGCTGGTGGGCGTCCGTTTATTCGTGGCCACACACAGCCGGTAACATGGAACTCCGGACGCTGCACGGTCGTGCGTCCGGCTCATTACTTGATTGACGAACAACGGAGCATCATGGCGAAGAGCGAGCGGGCCAAGGAGCTGGCTGCGAAGCAGAAGGCGGAGGCCAAGGCGCTGCGCGAGAAGAAGCGCAACTCCGACAATCCGCGCGACTGGAGCACCTTCAGGCAGATCCGCGAATCGTTCAAGATCACCCGCGAAGTCGATCCCCAGCTGATCTACTGGCTGGTCGGCGCCTTCCTGCTGGCCACCCTGGTCGGCCTCGGGGTGGGTCTGGCAATGAGTCAGTGGATCTGGGGTCTGGTGATGGGCATACTGCTCGGCGTCACCGCCGCCCTCTACACCCTCACCTGGCGGACCAAGAAGGCCAGCTACACCCGCTACAAGGGAGTACCTGGCGCAGGCGAGGTTCCGCTCAGCATGCTCAACAAGAAGAAGTGGACCGTCCAGCCGGCCATCGCGGTGACCCGTCAGCAGGATTGCATCCATCGCGTGGTGGGCGCTCCTGGTGTCGTGCTGGTCGCCGACGGCGATCCCGGACGTCTGAAGCCGTTGCTGAACACCGAAGTCAAACGGCATCAGCAGGTGCTTTACGGGATTGAGGTGTCCACCATCATGATGGGCGACGGCGCCGGCCAGGTACCCATGGAGAAGGTGCAGAAACAGATCGAAAAGCTCCCGGCCAAGCTCGACAAGGTGGAGATCGCCGAGGTGCAGAGCCGGCTGAAGGCTCTGGACGCGATGAAATCGCGCATTCCGATCCCGAAGGGTCCGATGCCGACCAACATGAAGGGCTCCCGCAAGGCAATGCGCGGCCGCTGACCGGATGGCGCATCTTCTCGGGGCTGAAGCCCTTCATCTGGAATATCCGACTCGCGTTGTCTTCGACTCGGTGACCCTCGGTATCAACGAAGGCGACCGCATCGGCATCGTCGGCCGCAACGGCGACGGCAAGACCTCGCTGCTCGGGATGCTGGCGGGGCGAATCGAACCACAATCCGGGCGTGTGACGCGCCGCGGCGGCGTCCGGTTCGGTGTGCTGGGCCAAGGTGATGATCTTGACCCGGCTGCCGCGGTGGCTCAGGTCATCGTCGGCGAGCGTGCCGAGCATGAGTGGGCCGGCGACCCGGCGATCCGCGACGTGATCGGCGGACTTGTCTCCGACATCCCCTGGCAGGCACGAATCGGCGAGCTCAGCGGTGGGCAGCGTCGCCGGGTGGCGCTGGCCGCCCTGCTGGTGGGCGACTGGGACCTGATCGCGCTGGACGAGCCGACCAACCATCTCGATGTCGAGGGAATCGCCTGGCTGGCCGACCATCTGAAACATCGCTGGCCGAAGGATTCTGGTGGTCTGTTGGTGATCACCCACGATCGCTGGTTCCTGGACGAGGTCTGTACCCAGACCTGGGAGGTCCATGACGAGGTCGTCGAGCCGTTCGAAGGCGGCTACGCCGCTTACGTCCTGCAGCGCGTCGAGCGGGACCGGATGGCTGCCGCCAGCGAAGCCAAGCGCCAGAACCTGCTGCGCAAGGAGCTGGCCTGGTTACGCCGGGGCGCCCCGGCACGCACCTCGAAGCCGCGGTTCCGCATCGATGCCGCGAACCTGCTCATCGAGGACGTGCCGCCGATCCGCAACCCCATCGAACTCCAGCGCCTCGCGGTGGCCAGACTCGGCAAGGACGTGGTCGATCTCGAAGGCGTCGGGATGCGCTTCGGTGAGCACGAAGTGCTACGAGAAGTCACCTGGCGCATCGGCCCGGGTGAACGCACCGGCATCCTCGGCGCCAACGGCGCCGGCAAATCGACCCTGCTCGGACTGATCAGCGGCGCGCTCAAGCCGACCAGCGGACGCGTCAAGCGCGGCAAGACGGTGCGGATCGGGACTCTCGATCAGCAGTTCTCGCAGCTGTCCCAAATCGGCGCCGAGCGCGTCCGCGACGTCTTGGCCCAGACCAAGACGACCTTCACGATAGACGGCAGGGACCACACCCCGGCGCAACTTCTCGAACGCCTTGGCTTCGCCCGTGAGCATCTCGCTGCTCGGGTGGACGAGCTGTCCGGCGGCCAGAAGCGACGGCTGCAGCTGCTCCTGTTGCTGTTGAGCGAGCCCAACCTGATCATCCTGGACGAACCCACCAATGACGTCGATTCGGAGATGCTCACGGCCATGGAGGACCTGCTCGATTCGTGGCCGGGGACGCTGATCGTGGTCTCGCACGACCGATACCTGCTGGAGCGCGTGACCGATCAGCAGTATGCGATTCTGGACGGACGCCTACGCCACGTCCCCGGTGGCGTGGACGAGTACCTCCGGCTTCGTAGCGAGCAGGATGCCGCGCACGCCACCGATCGTCCGGATGTGGCCTCGCAGCCCGGCAGCGAGCAGCCCACCGGAGCCGTGTCGGGCGCGCAACGCCACGCCGCGCAGAAGGAGATCTCCTCGATCGAGCGCCGCCTGGACAAGTTGACGGCCACCATTGAGGCCGTCCATCAGCAGATGGCCGAGGACGATCCGAGCGACTACGAGCGACTGCAGCAACGCGCCGATGAGGTTCGAGAACTCGAGTCGGAGGTCGAGCAACTGGAGGAACGCTGGCTCGAACTGTCGGAGCAGATCGCCTGATCCCCACAAGATCAAACTGGGCACCGGCCCGGCGAGCGGGCAGGATAAACTGGCACAGAGCTTGAGGGAGGTCGGACAGTGGCTGAACCGAACCAGACGCCCAGTCTGGTTGACGTGGCCGCGCGGGCCGGCGTCTCCCCCACGACCGTGTCCCGGGTGCTGAACAACCGCGGCTATCTCAGTCAGCGCACCAAGGATCGGGTGGCCCAGGCCATCGAGGAACTCAACTACCGACCGAATGAAGTCGCCCGGGCCCTGTTGGGTCAGCGAACGAAGATGATCGGGGTCATCGTCCCGACCGTGGCGCTGCCCTTCTTCGGCGAGGTTGTGGTCTCGCTGGAGCATGCGCTGGAGCAACACGGGTACCGGCTCTTGTTGTGCAACAGCCTCGGACGGGCCGACCTTGAGCGCGAATACCTCGATCTACTGATCAGCAACAGGGTGGACGGCATCATCTCGGGTGCCCACAATGACGCGATTCCCGAGTACGCCGACATCAAGCTGCCCCTGGTGACCATTGACCGGCAACTCGCCCCGCAGATTCCCAACGTCCGCTGCGACAACGAAGCCGGCGGACGCATGGCCACGGAGTTGCTGCTTCGTCGCGGGTGCCGGCATCCCGCCTTGTTGACATCGACCTCGTCACCGCGGAACATGCGCGAAGCCGGATACCGCGCGGTGCTTGCGGAGGCCGGCATCGAACCGATCGTCGGCACCGTCAACTTTCACACGCCCGAGCCGCGCCGAACCCAGCAGATCGACGCCTGGCTCAGCCGTTGGTTGCCGAACGTCGACGGGGTGTTCGCCACCGACGATCTGATGGCCGGGACCGTGCTGGAATGGGCCGCGCAATCGGGCGTCGCGGTCCCCGATCAGCTCCGCGTGGTCGGCTTCGATGGCACCGAGGCGATCCGGCGGGCCTTGCCGGGACTGTCCACAGTGCGCCAGCCGATCCGCCTCATCTGTCGCGGGGCGACCGATCTCCTGCTTTCCCAGATCGACAACCACGCGTTCAGCGCGGGCGACCAACAGCGAATCAAACCCCTGGAGTTCCCGGTCAGTCTTTTCGAGGGACGAACGACCTAGCCATGTTCCGGACTCCCGACTGTGTACACGGCGGCGAGATCGAGCGAAGACGCGCCGATGACCGGACAAAAGCCGATGGCGAGGGCTCACACCCGAAGGTGAGTCCTCGCCATCGGCCGGACAGAGGCGTCTGATGCTGGCTGCTAGACCAGCGCGAGATCCTTCTGCGTGACCTCGAGCATCTCGTCGCCCGCCTCAACCGGCCGGGAAGCGGCTGCTGTCACGCCACCGAACTTCTGCGCGTTGGTGACGACCACGGGGGTGGTGAGGTCGTAGCCGGCAGCAGCAATTGCGTCCCATTCCGGTTCCACGAGCACCTGTCCGCGGTGCACGCGGGTGCCCACCTTGACCTTGGACGCGAAGTGCTCGCCCTTCAGTTGAACCGTGTCCATGCCGATGTGGATCAGTAGTTCCACACCGCTGTCAGCCCGCAGGCCCACCGCATGACCGGTCGGGAAGGCAACGATCACCACTCCGTCCACCGGGGAAACCACGGGTCCGCCCTCAGGAACCACTGCAGCACCTGGGCCGAGCAGTCCACGGGCAAATGTCGGATCCTTGACGTCGGTCAGCCCGACGAGCCGGCCCTTGATGGGTGCCGTGATCTTCAGGTCGACCGGGCCACCGATGGGCACCTGCGAGATCGCCGCCGTCTCCAGAGCCGCTTCGGAGGCAGCCTGCTCTGCTTCCTCCTCCTCAACAGTCTCATCGACATGGGTACCGGCGAGCGAGGCCTTGCCACGAGAGCGGGCATAGGTGAAGGTGATGCCGAACGAGAGCGCGAAGGTCACCCCGAGGGCCACCAGGAACATCGGGATGTCCGAGGCTCTGATCGAGACGAAGCCGAGGAGCCCGGCTGCGCCGAGCGCAATCGCCTTCACATTGAAGATGCTGACCAAGGCGCCTCCGACGGCGGCCGAACCGATACCGATGAAGAACGGCCAGCGCAGTCGCAGGTTCACGCCGAAGATCGCGGGCTCCGTGATGCCCATCAACGCCGAGGCGGCGGATGCACCGGCCAGGCCCTTCAGCTTGCCTTCGTGAGCGCAGAGGAAGACCGCCAGCGTTGCCGCGCCTTGGGCGACGTTGGCCATCGAGGCGATCGCGAAGATGAAGGAACCGCCCTGAGCGATCAGGGACAGCTCGACGGCCGGGAAGCTCTGATGCAAGCAGGTGACCACGATCGGCGAGTAAACCAAGCCGAACAACAGCCCGCCCAGGAAGCCGGTGGAGTCATACAGCCACTGCAATCCGAAGGTGATCCCGTCGCCGAGGGACCGGGTCAGCGGGCCCACGATGACGAACGCCAGGAAGCCGGTCACGATCATGGTGATCAGCGGGGTCAGCAAGAAATCGACGGTGCCCTTGAGCCTGCGGTGCAACCACTTCTCGGTGGTGGCGAGCAGGAAGCTGATCGCCAGTGTCGGGACGACCTGGCCCTGATAGCCAGCCTGAGCGACCTGCAAGCCGAAGAGATTCCAGTAGGTCATCGTTCCGTCGTTGACGGCGGCGGCGACGTTCCAGCCGTTCACCAAAGAAGGCATCACCATTGCCGCGCCCATCGCAGCACCGAGGTAGGGGTTGCCGCCGAAGCGTTTGGTGGCGGAGAAGCCGATCAGCACGGGCAGGAATGCGAACGGTGCGCTCGCGAACAGGTTGATCATCGCCGCCACATCGGTGATGGCGGGAACCATCTCCACGACCGATTGCGGTCCGACCAGCCCCGGGGCTGTCAGCACGTTGTTCAACGCCATCATCAGGCCACCGGCGATCAATGCCGGCAGAATCGGCACGAAGACGTCGGCCAGCACCTTGATGAACCGGATGACCACGTTGGACTTCTGCCCGCCCTCTTGCTTGGCCTCGTCCTTGCTCACCTCCCGGACGCCGGACTTGGTCAGGTTCTCGTAGACGGTGTCGACGTCACCTGGGCCGATGATGATCTGAAACATGCCACCCGCGGAGAACGTGCCCTTGATGTCGGGGTCCTCGTCGAGGGTTGCGGTGTCAATGAGTTGATCGTCTCTGAGGACGAGCCTCAGCCGCGTAGCGCAGTGCGCTGCCGCTGTGATGTTGTCGGGACCGCCGACCGCTTGGAGAACGGTCTGGGCGACTCTGGCGTGGTCCATGGAATATGTTCCTCCTCGAACAGTGCACCCATCGATGAATCACGTGGATTGCTTCTTGGGAAGAAGTATGTCAATCGATTGATATACTTGTCAACGTCTCTTCCGAAATCGGTCTCGTCAGCTCACGGTGATCGCAGCAGCGGAACCCACGGCGAGCGTCCCACTGGTAGCGACGGACACCGTGAACTCGCCGGGCTCCAGGTAGCTGCGCAGGCTGAAGACGGCCTGG
The Brooklawnia propionicigenes DNA segment above includes these coding regions:
- a CDS encoding sucrose-specific PTS transporter subunit IIBC — encoded protein: MDHARVAQTVLQAVGGPDNITAAAHCATRLRLVLRDDQLIDTATLDEDPDIKGTFSAGGMFQIIIGPGDVDTVYENLTKSGVREVSKDEAKQEGGQKSNVVIRFIKVLADVFVPILPALIAGGLMMALNNVLTAPGLVGPQSVVEMVPAITDVAAMINLFASAPFAFLPVLIGFSATKRFGGNPYLGAAMGAAMVMPSLVNGWNVAAAVNDGTMTYWNLFGLQVAQAGYQGQVVPTLAISFLLATTEKWLHRRLKGTVDFLLTPLITMIVTGFLAFVIVGPLTRSLGDGITFGLQWLYDSTGFLGGLLFGLVYSPIVVTCLHQSFPAVELSLIAQGGSFIFAIASMANVAQGAATLAVFLCAHEGKLKGLAGASAASALMGITEPAIFGVNLRLRWPFFIGIGSAAVGGALVSIFNVKAIALGAAGLLGFVSIRASDIPMFLVALGVTFALSFGITFTYARSRGKASLAGTHVDETVEEEEAEQAASEAALETAAISQVPIGGPVDLKITAPIKGRLVGLTDVKDPTFARGLLGPGAAVVPEGGPVVSPVDGVVIVAFPTGHAVGLRADSGVELLIHIGMDTVQLKGEHFASKVKVGTRVHRGQVLVEPEWDAIAAAGYDLTTPVVVTNAQKFGGVTAAASRPVEAGDEMLEVTQKDLALV
- a CDS encoding DUF4191 domain-containing protein, whose protein sequence is MAKSERAKELAAKQKAEAKALREKKRNSDNPRDWSTFRQIRESFKITREVDPQLIYWLVGAFLLATLVGLGVGLAMSQWIWGLVMGILLGVTAALYTLTWRTKKASYTRYKGVPGAGEVPLSMLNKKKWTVQPAIAVTRQQDCIHRVVGAPGVVLVADGDPGRLKPLLNTEVKRHQQVLYGIEVSTIMMGDGAGQVPMEKVQKQIEKLPAKLDKVEIAEVQSRLKALDAMKSRIPIPKGPMPTNMKGSRKAMRGR
- the sucB gene encoding 2-oxoglutarate dehydrogenase, E2 component, dihydrolipoamide succinyltransferase; the encoded protein is MSTEVTLPALGESVTEGTVSRWLKEVGEHVDADEPLLEVSTDKVDTEIPSPASGVLLEIKYDEDDVAPVGAVLAVIGDASEQSTAPATEGVEQTAAPGAVEQAEEAPTPSEPAPTSKPASAGDATEVVLPALGESVTEGTVSRWLKEVGEQVDADEPLLEVSTDKVDTEIPSPASGVLLEIRVHEDEVAAVGSVLGLVGSPAAAPAPAPAAPAAPAAPAAPAAPAAPAAPAAPTPAAPAAPAAKPAEPAAVAPRATGEDGPYVTPLVRKMAADNGVDLSSITGTGVGGRIRKQDVLAAAEAAKEAARKAAEPPAPAPAPAAPAAPAAKPAPDESGKRGTTEKMSRLRSIIAGRMVESLQTAAQLTATVEVDLTAISKLRGKVKDEFRRREGTGLTYLAFISKAATEALKAFPAINASIDGGNVVYHDAEHLGIAVDTPRGLIVPVIKNAGDLNVGGIAKQISDLAARGRDNKLGPDELSGATFTITNYGSAGTLFDTPVINQPNSGILGTGALVKRPVVVSDQFGNDTIAIRDMMYISLTYDHRLIDGAVAARFLSAIKARLEEGAFGGEFGL
- a CDS encoding ABC-F family ATP-binding cassette domain-containing protein, which encodes MAHLLGAEALHLEYPTRVVFDSVTLGINEGDRIGIVGRNGDGKTSLLGMLAGRIEPQSGRVTRRGGVRFGVLGQGDDLDPAAAVAQVIVGERAEHEWAGDPAIRDVIGGLVSDIPWQARIGELSGGQRRRVALAALLVGDWDLIALDEPTNHLDVEGIAWLADHLKHRWPKDSGGLLVITHDRWFLDEVCTQTWEVHDEVVEPFEGGYAAYVLQRVERDRMAAASEAKRQNLLRKELAWLRRGAPARTSKPRFRIDAANLLIEDVPPIRNPIELQRLAVARLGKDVVDLEGVGMRFGEHEVLREVTWRIGPGERTGILGANGAGKSTLLGLISGALKPTSGRVKRGKTVRIGTLDQQFSQLSQIGAERVRDVLAQTKTTFTIDGRDHTPAQLLERLGFAREHLAARVDELSGGQKRRLQLLLLLLSEPNLIILDEPTNDVDSEMLTAMEDLLDSWPGTLIVVSHDRYLLERVTDQQYAILDGRLRHVPGGVDEYLRLRSEQDAAHATDRPDVASQPGSEQPTGAVSGAQRHAAQKEISSIERRLDKLTATIEAVHQQMAEDDPSDYERLQQRADEVRELESEVEQLEERWLELSEQIA
- a CDS encoding leucyl aminopeptidase — its product is MATQPLFDPTRFDPGRVVLPDIELVRGLGKATDVVIGVAESNGRTTLVGAGSELESKAGKAGGALLGLLNQGPGHAIDQVTELNLPGLRVLAVGIGADLDLQPEDLRRAAGLGVRRALRADAAGQRRIVISLDAGTDAQVQAVAEGALLAADGFRKLTHRPAPPAIESIGIVGSSRSSQQALATARVTAQAVCTARDWTNLPANLLGPNDLAEQARGYLKDTRVEIEVLDERALEKAGYGGILAVGAGSARPPRLLRLDYRPRGANRHLVLIGKGITYDSGGYNLKPAESLKTMKCDMAGAASVIVATRAIADLGLSVRVTAYAPLAESMISGSAYRPGDVLTIFDGTTVENIDSDCEGRIVLADALARANADQADMVVDIATLTGACMVALGTRVAGLMASDDAAADRLLDAAETAGEEFWQLPITEHVRSQLPSEVADLRSKADRYGGALFAGAFLQHFVADQTSWAHLDVAGPAWNRDTAHDYVPAQATGMGVRTLIALAASMAG
- a CDS encoding LacI family DNA-binding transcriptional regulator, with translation MAEPNQTPSLVDVAARAGVSPTTVSRVLNNRGYLSQRTKDRVAQAIEELNYRPNEVARALLGQRTKMIGVIVPTVALPFFGEVVVSLEHALEQHGYRLLLCNSLGRADLEREYLDLLISNRVDGIISGAHNDAIPEYADIKLPLVTIDRQLAPQIPNVRCDNEAGGRMATELLLRRGCRHPALLTSTSSPRNMREAGYRAVLAEAGIEPIVGTVNFHTPEPRRTQQIDAWLSRWLPNVDGVFATDDLMAGTVLEWAAQSGVAVPDQLRVVGFDGTEAIRRALPGLSTVRQPIRLICRGATDLLLSQIDNHAFSAGDQQRIKPLEFPVSLFEGRTT
- the gcvT gene encoding glycine cleavage system aminomethyltransferase GcvT gives rise to the protein MLVEALQHSPLYDWHLAAGAKMAPFGGWEMPVEYAGAGVLAEHAAVRERIGIFDVSHLGKLQVSGPGAVDYLDSRLANDLAKVAPGHAQYTLLCNEAGGVIDDLIAYVFGPDEVLLIPNAANATTVAAVLAEGAPAGVEIADLHHDRAVIAVAGPRSDELLAAVGLPIRLDYMAFLPVGEQTIICRTGYTGERGCELVISSGLAEQWWGRLLKAGAQLGVQACGLGARDTLRTEMGYSLHGHELSPEIDPVSAGLSWAIGWKKAAFDGREALLAIRQAGPIRRSWGIKARGRGIPRPGMDVVDAESGQVIGTVTSGTFSPTLHTGIGMALVDASHGAGELVGVQVRRRVEQFDLIKPPFVAPRLR